One Lacunisphaera limnophila DNA window includes the following coding sequences:
- a CDS encoding glycosyltransferase family 9 protein: MPEMLIIMTSPLRDIVHGLQVAASIKAQKPEWRISWIVRDIFAPLVRASAAVEQVYVFQRHEGARGFLRTMREVRKREFDLVCDFQGLLRTGLMTKWARGRRKIGRPDAREAWGVFYHEKIKLPPAARQAHLLECMLQFCPAAGAEPRLTGPLRFRDLERLNLGFMDPRKGQRPILIFPDSGRDNKKWNGFSQLTALLIREGGRKVVWAGSHYLPCRESFPEGAFINLTGNTSLTSLPALLAKADWVISNDSGPMHLAAAMGLRTVGLFGPTDPQRFGPYPPKSPTNYTIQAPVGELTLLSAKEVYYLFTRIEHNLQKTPVRGVLAPA, from the coding sequence ATGCCAGAAATGCTCATCATCATGACCTCGCCGCTGCGCGATATCGTGCACGGGTTGCAGGTGGCCGCATCGATCAAGGCCCAGAAGCCGGAGTGGCGTATTTCCTGGATTGTGCGGGATATCTTTGCCCCGCTGGTGCGGGCCTCCGCCGCGGTGGAGCAGGTCTACGTCTTTCAGCGGCACGAGGGTGCCCGCGGTTTCCTGCGGACGATGCGGGAAGTGCGCAAGCGGGAGTTCGACCTGGTGTGCGACTTCCAGGGTTTGTTGCGCACGGGGCTCATGACCAAGTGGGCTCGCGGCCGGCGGAAGATCGGCCGACCGGATGCGCGCGAGGCGTGGGGGGTATTCTATCACGAGAAGATCAAGCTGCCACCGGCGGCGCGGCAGGCGCACCTTCTGGAGTGCATGCTGCAGTTTTGTCCCGCGGCCGGGGCGGAGCCGCGGCTGACCGGTCCGCTGCGTTTCCGTGACCTGGAGCGACTGAACCTCGGTTTCATGGATCCGCGCAAGGGGCAGCGGCCCATCCTGATTTTTCCGGACAGCGGCCGGGACAACAAAAAATGGAACGGTTTCAGCCAGCTCACGGCCCTCCTGATCCGGGAAGGCGGGCGCAAGGTGGTGTGGGCCGGAAGCCACTACCTGCCGTGCCGGGAATCGTTTCCCGAGGGGGCCTTCATCAACCTAACCGGCAACACAAGCCTGACGTCGCTGCCGGCCCTGCTGGCCAAGGCGGATTGGGTGATCTCCAACGACAGCGGCCCGATGCATCTGGCGGCGGCGATGGGGTTGCGCACCGTGGGCTTGTTCGGTCCGACCGATCCGCAGCGCTTTGGTCCGTACCCGCCCAAGAGTCCCACCAATTACACGATTCAAGCGCCGGTCGGGGAACTCACTTTGCTGTCGGCCAAGGAGGTTTATTATCTCTTCACCCGGATCGAGCACAACCTGCAGAAGACCCCGGTGCGCGGCGTGCTCGCGCCGGCTTGA
- a CDS encoding anti-sigma factor family protein produces the protein MNCRDNESLILAERDGTLSPAQLAALSDHVAACPACRELRQRVGAALEAYRAEVATAPVTDADEAWRDLQTRLARPGRPRPLAPVIWFGVSLAAAAALALAVFYQRPPDSSSPSTEFVNVPPPPPLHDPSVIAGADFVEAGDPNASTLVYVDKESGWLVVWASDPETATKG, from the coding sequence ATGAACTGCCGCGACAACGAATCCCTGATTCTGGCCGAACGGGACGGCACGCTGAGCCCAGCGCAGCTTGCCGCCCTCTCGGACCATGTCGCCGCCTGCCCGGCCTGTCGTGAACTCCGCCAGAGGGTCGGCGCCGCGCTCGAAGCCTATCGTGCCGAAGTCGCCACCGCCCCTGTTACCGATGCCGACGAGGCGTGGCGTGACCTGCAAACCCGCCTCGCCCGGCCCGGCCGGCCCCGTCCGCTGGCCCCCGTCATCTGGTTTGGCGTGTCGCTCGCCGCCGCGGCCGCTCTGGCTCTGGCCGTTTTCTATCAACGGCCGCCCGACTCATCGTCACCCTCGACTGAGTTCGTGAACGTTCCGCCCCCGCCACCGCTGCACGATCCCTCCGTCATCGCCGGGGCTGACTTCGTCGAAGCCGGCGACCCGAACGCCTCGACCTTGGTGTATGTCGACAAGGAAAGCGGCTGGCTCGTCGTCTGGGCGTCAGATCCCGAAACCGCCACCAAGGGTTGA
- a CDS encoding lysophospholipid acyltransferase family protein: MSRASEQSRLWLPSYWPTWLGLAAFWLCARWLTWSERRRLARLLAWFHFHCIRLRRHVVLVNLALCFPEKSPAEIRALGLAHFEALVFGLFETTAGWWEPLDQLPPHRIIGAEHLERAIAAGRGAVLLTAHFTTLEICGVYLTARLPVGCLYREPKNPVAAGPMRRHRERVASIAIHHDDLKGLIRALRGGYVIWYAPDQGKRTPGAEVLPFFGVPATTNTATAKIAKMTGAAVVPYFARRESDGSYTLTIHPALENFPTDNLSADALRINRLIEENIRLAPEQYFWVHKRFKTRGEGYPEVY; the protein is encoded by the coding sequence ATGAGCCGCGCCAGCGAGCAATCCCGCCTCTGGCTCCCGTCCTACTGGCCGACCTGGCTCGGCCTCGCCGCCTTCTGGCTCTGTGCGCGCTGGCTCACCTGGTCGGAGCGCCGGCGCCTCGCCCGCCTGCTCGCCTGGTTTCACTTCCATTGCATCCGCCTCCGCCGCCACGTCGTGCTGGTCAACCTCGCCCTCTGCTTCCCGGAAAAGTCACCGGCCGAGATTCGGGCGCTCGGCCTGGCCCATTTTGAGGCCCTCGTATTCGGCCTGTTCGAGACGACGGCCGGCTGGTGGGAACCGCTGGATCAGCTCCCGCCCCATCGCATCATCGGCGCGGAGCACCTCGAGCGCGCCATCGCCGCAGGCCGCGGGGCCGTCCTGCTGACCGCCCATTTCACCACCCTGGAGATCTGCGGGGTCTATCTCACCGCCCGCCTGCCCGTCGGCTGCCTCTACCGGGAACCCAAGAACCCCGTCGCCGCCGGCCCCATGCGCCGCCACCGCGAGCGCGTCGCCTCGATCGCGATCCACCACGACGATCTCAAGGGCCTCATCCGGGCCCTGCGCGGCGGTTATGTGATCTGGTACGCCCCCGACCAGGGCAAACGCACGCCCGGCGCCGAGGTCCTGCCCTTTTTCGGCGTGCCTGCCACCACCAACACCGCCACCGCCAAGATCGCCAAGATGACCGGCGCCGCCGTCGTCCCCTACTTCGCCCGCCGGGAATCCGACGGCTCCTACACCCTCACCATCCACCCGGCCCTGGAAAATTTTCCCACCGACAATCTCTCGGCCGATGCCCTGCGCATCAACCGCCTGATCGAGGAAAACATCCGCCTCGCCCCGGAGCAGTATTTCTGGGTGCACAAACGCTTCAAGACCCGCGGGGAAGGCTACCCCGAGGTGTATTGA
- a CDS encoding ABC transporter ATP-binding protein, which produces MPLLEVSHLSVSFHTRSGVYRAVNDVSFTLEPGESLGIVGESGSGKSVTCSSLLGLIPQPPGRIEGGTAVFDGVDLLRCPAAQLRTIRGRRIAMIFQDPMTSLNPYLRISEQLIEPLLIHEKISRPAALARALSMLEAVGIQHAADRLHAYPHEFSGGMRQRVMIAMALITKPDLLIADEPTTALDVTVQAQILELLKHLQRELGMAVIFVTHDLAVVSGLCDRVQVMYAGRIVETAPTRTLFAHPQHPYTKALQRCIPSLQPKGRALYAIPGMPPDLSKPVTEAELLARFALPPEEPAPPAPAEAPHGRPMIQVQAIATHFPLETGFLFKKQTGTVKAVDQVSFEVSQGEVLGLVGESGSGKSTLARTIMQLIPPTAGTVILGGKNLTQGSTAELKAARRDLQMVFQDPFASLNPRLSVFATLAEPLRVHGIVPEDQIAARVARLMEQVGLAPRFLNKYPHEFSGGQRQRIAIARALALEPKVIIADEPVSALDVSIQAQILNLLARLVREMNLTMIFIAHDLSVVKHISDRIAVMYQGKIVELGPALDVMERPQHPYTRQLISAIPRIEV; this is translated from the coding sequence GTGCCGCTCCTCGAAGTCTCCCACCTCAGCGTCAGCTTCCACACCCGCTCCGGAGTCTATCGGGCCGTCAACGACGTCAGCTTCACGCTGGAGCCGGGCGAAAGCCTCGGGATCGTCGGTGAATCCGGTTCGGGCAAATCCGTCACTTGCTCCTCGCTGCTCGGCCTGATCCCGCAGCCTCCGGGCCGGATCGAGGGCGGCACCGCCGTGTTCGACGGCGTCGACCTGCTCCGCTGTCCCGCGGCCCAGTTGCGCACCATCCGCGGACGGCGCATCGCCATGATCTTCCAGGATCCGATGACCTCGCTGAATCCCTACCTCCGGATCTCCGAGCAACTGATCGAACCTCTCCTGATCCATGAGAAGATCTCGCGGCCGGCCGCGCTCGCCCGCGCCCTCAGCATGCTGGAGGCGGTCGGCATCCAGCATGCCGCCGACCGGCTGCACGCCTACCCGCACGAGTTCTCCGGTGGCATGCGCCAGCGCGTGATGATCGCCATGGCCCTCATCACCAAGCCGGACCTCCTCATCGCCGACGAGCCGACCACCGCGCTCGATGTCACCGTACAGGCCCAAATCCTCGAACTGCTCAAGCACCTCCAGCGCGAACTCGGGATGGCCGTCATCTTCGTCACCCACGACCTCGCCGTGGTGTCCGGCCTCTGCGACCGCGTCCAGGTGATGTACGCCGGCCGGATCGTCGAGACCGCCCCCACGCGCACCCTTTTCGCGCATCCGCAGCACCCCTACACCAAGGCGCTGCAACGCTGCATTCCCTCCCTCCAGCCCAAGGGTCGGGCCCTCTACGCCATTCCCGGGATGCCGCCCGACCTCTCCAAGCCGGTCACCGAGGCGGAACTGCTCGCGCGCTTCGCCCTCCCGCCGGAGGAACCCGCGCCCCCCGCCCCCGCCGAGGCCCCGCACGGCCGGCCCATGATCCAGGTGCAGGCCATCGCGACCCACTTTCCACTCGAGACCGGCTTCCTCTTCAAAAAGCAGACCGGCACCGTCAAGGCGGTCGATCAGGTCAGTTTCGAGGTCAGCCAAGGCGAGGTGCTGGGCCTCGTGGGCGAGTCGGGCAGCGGCAAATCCACCCTCGCCCGCACCATCATGCAGCTCATCCCGCCCACCGCGGGCACGGTGATTCTCGGCGGCAAAAACCTCACCCAGGGATCCACCGCTGAGCTCAAGGCCGCCCGCCGCGACCTGCAGATGGTTTTTCAGGATCCCTTTGCCTCCCTCAACCCGCGCCTCTCCGTTTTCGCCACGCTCGCCGAACCGCTGCGCGTGCACGGCATCGTGCCCGAAGACCAGATCGCGGCGCGCGTCGCCCGTCTGATGGAGCAGGTCGGCCTCGCCCCGCGCTTCCTCAACAAATACCCGCACGAATTTTCCGGTGGCCAACGCCAGCGCATCGCCATCGCCCGGGCCCTGGCCCTCGAGCCCAAGGTCATCATCGCCGACGAACCCGTCTCCGCCCTCGATGTGTCCATCCAGGCCCAGATTTTGAACCTGCTCGCCCGCTTGGTTCGCGAGATGAACCTCACGATGATCTTCATCGCCCACGATCTTTCCGTCGTGAAACATATCTCCGACCGCATCGCCGTCATGTATCAGGGCAAAATCGTCGAACTCGGCCCCGCCCTTGACGTGATGGAGCGCCCGCAGCACCCCTACACCCGCCAGCTCATCAGCGCGATCCCCCGGATCGAGGTCTGA